The sequence GCTATATATCGGTGTTATCCAAGCACGCATTGAACTGCTTTTATTATTCGTATGTTTTGTAGCCAAGATTATATGTCCTCCTTGCTTCTGGTTTCTTTCTTATTCCATAAATTCAGACAATGTTTAGGCTTTTTAACTGCCATAAGGTTTTATTACTTCCTGAATctgctaattttattttcaatctcGAAATTCATATGTATTTcagctaaaaaaaattacaagtttTCCATAATACTTGATAgtctattattttgttttgtgtggtCAACAATATTGATAAATCATATGAAAGTTAACACCAAATTGTGGCATTGATTAATGGTCAGAGTATTTTGGTCCAATTTAATCCTTGATTCAGACATCTGTAACTGACAATCAACAACGGACTGTTTACTATTTCGAGGAGTGCAAAAGATACATGAAAGAACTGCAGTTACTAATACAGCAATAATCAAATACACAGTGAATTCTCATCAGGGAATTCTAAATTGCTCTTTATTGTACATGTATCAACTCTGCACAGCAACCTAACTAAGCAAATTGGAAAGATTCAAGCTTTCTCTCAACTTCTTGTTCACTATTTATTTCACATTTACTCTGCCTGATTCCCAAGCCAAACACTTACAATGATCTAGAAAACAAGACTTAATACCTGACTGAATGTTCAGCCTTCCCTAACAAATATCGATGAATTTGAGAAATAGTCACTAATGGTCTATCTCCAGTTCTGGTGCACAACCTTGCTACAATCAGAAGGCTTTTCAGTTCATCAGAATTATAGTTGTTTCCCAGATCCATATCTACCATCTTATGCATTGAATATGTGAACCGGGAATCCTGTACCCATTGGACTACTTCTCCATCTTCACCACCCAATGACTGGCCGGTCACAAGCTCGAGCACCAGCAGACCGAACTGGAAAATCAAATTCTTGCTTCGTTCATCGATGTGATCTGCACGAGATAAACATCGACATAATAAGCATCTAACTGGAAAACCATTTtactacataaatatatatgtgatcTTGAAAATGTCACAAGCCAAACCTCTTGAACATGATGACTCAGATTCACTTGACTCATTACATTCACATTTGAGAAAACCAACTTCTGATAGCTGCAATATAAAGTAGTTCTCTCAGACCTCTCCTATGCTAAGTTTATGCAATTAGTGCGTTCATTTTTATGGTTATAATTGCAAAACAAGCACGCATGACTATTGTTTTCTGTATAATTAAGCCTCACCTTGGCAACAAAGTTCTCATCCAGTAAGACCGTATTTGAATTTAGAGACACCTCATACACAGGGGGGTCGCAAAAGTAGTAAAGATACTCCTACAATATAACAAGAAATTTGAAGGATGAAAAAATACagaatttaaacagaaatatagattatttatatatacatatattgaacTACATACCAGAGCAGATGCAACATCGATAGCAATCTGTAATCTGGTTCTCCAATTTAATGGGGTCCGGAGTGGGTCTGCGCAAGTTGATAAGTTTACCTTGGTTAATCCATAAGGATGAAACAAATAATTATGAATGGAAACATACCATGAAGATACTCCTTCAAGCTTCCATTTTCCATGTGGTCGAAGACAAGAAATCTGCAAAGTTATATGTTGGGCAAAAAATCACAAGTAAACTTAACCAAGCTTCGAATAGTGAGAACTTGGGAAAGTTTCAGTACCTATTATCTCCTTCAGAAAACCCTAAAAGTCTGACTAGGTGCCGGTGGTGCAAGCACCCAAGGAGCTGAACTTCCTTGCGGAAGCtgtcttcttttccttcttgcaATGGTCCTGCCCTTCTAACTGCAGCAACTTGACCATTAGGAAGTCGAGCTCTATATATAGTTCCATAAGAACCGCTTCCAAGAATCATGCTGAACTCATCTGTAGCTTTTCTTACTTCCTTGGCCGAGAATTTCCTTATAAAAGGTAGTGAATCTGAAGTAATAAGATACCAAAAAGTTTCATCACATATTAGTCACAGCAAAGCGCCAATTAAGTCATACGAAACTAAGATAAAGAGAGTTTAGAAATGAAACACCACTAGAAAACTCAG comes from Dioscorea cayenensis subsp. rotundata cultivar TDr96_F1 chromosome 15, TDr96_F1_v2_PseudoChromosome.rev07_lg8_w22 25.fasta, whole genome shotgun sequence and encodes:
- the LOC120276898 gene encoding probable receptor-like protein kinase At1g49730 encodes the protein MRQRRRLQFPCLRDSSRSDSLPFIRKFSAKEVRKATDEFSMILGSGSYGTIYRARLPNGQVAAVRRAGPLQEGKEDSFRKEVQLLGCLHHRHLVRLLGFSEGDNRFLVFDHMENGSLKEYLHDPLRTPLNWRTRLQIAIDVASALEYLYYFCDPPVYEVSLNSNTVLLDENFVAKLSEVGFLKCECNESSESESSCSRDHIDERSKNLIFQFGLLVLELVTGQSLGGEDGEVVQWVQDSRFTYSMHKMVDMDLGNNYNSDELKSLLIVARLCTRTGDRPLVTISQIHRYLLGKAEHSVRY